From a region of the bacterium genome:
- the mreC gene encoding rod shape-determining protein MreC, producing MRYLFFVITTIFFLGSIFYGGVFARASDSFVGQVKSVFALPFLLVKGAFLRLDIAREFGALAMENQSLRAELLARKDDFPRRDAPLIAAKVYALYPLNDKSVLTLASGASAGIREGAAVLAAKGILLGQVIRVENDWSEARTVFDLTHDIPVRIGSSATNGLLRGGATPVITLIAKGKPVAVGDPVYATSRDLPYGLVVGSVSEVRENPGAAFVEAPLTLPYSLHDLTTVFVVR from the coding sequence ATGCGCTACCTCTTTTTTGTCATCACAACTATCTTTTTCCTTGGGTCTATTTTTTATGGCGGTGTTTTTGCTCGCGCGTCCGACTCTTTTGTTGGACAAGTAAAAAGCGTGTTCGCATTGCCGTTTCTTCTTGTGAAAGGTGCATTCTTGCGGCTTGATATCGCGCGTGAGTTTGGCGCCCTTGCGATGGAAAACCAAAGTTTGCGCGCGGAACTTCTGGCGCGGAAGGATGACTTTCCTCGCCGCGATGCGCCGCTCATCGCCGCGAAGGTCTACGCGCTCTATCCGCTGAATGATAAGTCCGTGCTGACGCTTGCCTCTGGTGCCTCCGCGGGAATCCGCGAAGGCGCGGCCGTGCTCGCCGCGAAAGGAATTCTGTTGGGGCAGGTTATTCGCGTGGAGAACGACTGGAGCGAAGCGCGGACCGTGTTTGACCTCACGCACGACATTCCCGTGCGTATCGGTTCTTCGGCGACGAACGGTCTTTTACGTGGCGGAGCAACGCCGGTGATTACGCTTATCGCGAAAGGGAAACCCGTCGCGGTCGGTGATCCGGTATACGCAACAAGCCGCGATTTGCCTTATGGCCTTGTTGTGGGAAGCGTTTCCGAGGTGCGGGAAAACCCGGGTGCCGCGTTTGTGGAGGCGCCACTGACGCTGCCGTACAGTTTGCATGATTTGACGACAGTATTTGTTGTCCGATAA
- a CDS encoding rod shape-determining protein, whose product MKFLDYFTKNIGIDLGTANTLVYVAGRGIVVNEPSVVAINNKTGAVVAAGDEARKMIGRTPAHVNVVRPLTNGVISDFETTQEMLRHFMRTVDTRKLWHYRRAVVGAPSNLTEVERKSVEDAVVGAGIHKAFIIEESIAAALGARLPVDEPTANLIVDIGGGTTEIAVISMGGTVVAKSLKIAGDRLNEDLIRFVRDEFRLAIGDPTAEELKVTIGSAIPLEQKMEMTVRGRDLATGLPNEVVVRDAQARAAISKSLKIITESIKEVIEVTPPELAGDILRRGIYLCGGGSLLRGIDQYISKDLQVAATIVEDPLTCVARGTGIAVENFEKYMAILHNPFTPREITL is encoded by the coding sequence ATGAAGTTTTTAGACTATTTCACGAAAAATATCGGCATTGACCTTGGCACGGCGAATACTCTTGTATACGTCGCGGGGCGCGGCATTGTGGTGAATGAGCCGTCGGTGGTTGCCATAAATAATAAAACCGGCGCCGTGGTTGCCGCGGGCGATGAAGCGCGCAAGATGATTGGCCGCACGCCGGCACACGTGAATGTAGTGCGGCCGCTCACCAACGGCGTTATCTCGGATTTTGAAACAACACAAGAAATGCTCCGCCATTTTATGCGTACCGTGGACACTAGAAAGTTGTGGCATTACCGCCGCGCGGTTGTTGGCGCGCCGAGCAACTTGACTGAAGTGGAACGAAAATCCGTTGAGGACGCGGTGGTGGGTGCCGGAATACACAAGGCGTTTATTATCGAAGAATCCATTGCCGCTGCCTTGGGCGCCCGGTTGCCGGTGGATGAACCGACCGCGAACTTGATTGTGGACATTGGCGGAGGCACAACAGAGATCGCCGTTATTTCCATGGGCGGAACGGTTGTCGCGAAAAGTCTGAAAATCGCGGGTGACCGGCTGAACGAAGATCTTATCCGTTTTGTGCGTGATGAATTTCGTCTCGCGATCGGCGACCCGACGGCGGAGGAACTCAAGGTCACCATCGGCTCCGCAATTCCTTTGGAGCAGAAAATGGAGATGACGGTGCGAGGAAGAGATTTGGCAACCGGACTTCCGAATGAGGTTGTGGTGCGTGACGCGCAAGCACGCGCGGCAATCAGTAAGTCGTTGAAGATTATCACCGAGTCCATCAAAGAGGTGATTGAGGTGACCCCCCCGGAGCTTGCAGGGGATATTTTGCGGCGTGGTATTTATCTCTGCGGCGGCGGAAGTTTGCTGCGCGGCATTGACCAATACATCAGCAAGGATTTACAGGTTGCGGCAACGATTGTGGAAGACCCTCTGACGTGCGTTGCGCGCGGGACCGGCATTGCCGTGGAAAACTTTGAGAAATATATGGCGATTCTGCACAATCCGTTTACGCCACGGGAGATCACCTTGTAG
- a CDS encoding aminoacyl--tRNA ligase-related protein, translating to MLFSQLFSKTTKTFPKDEEAVNAKYLLRGGFIRKMSAGVFTFLPLGFRVLQKVVNIVREEMNAIGAEELLMNALVAKEYWEKSKRWDVDVIYKLKTQAGEEFGLGWTHEEVITAIAQHFIQSYKDLPKAVYQIQTKFRSEPRAKNGLLRGREFMMKDLYSFHADKAGLDAYYATVIKAYEKIMKRIGLKYLITEAAGGAFTKEYTHEFQVLAPSGEDTVYYCEKCHYAQNKEVASPDMMSGSGKCPKCAGKILSGNAIEVANVFPLGTRYADAFGVKFLDKDGVSRPVVMGSYGIGPSRIVATVVEVSHDERGIIWPKSIAPFDVHLVLLGDGAKERAAAKKLYADLTKRGVEVLFDDREVSAGEKFADADLLGVPLRCLVSAKTVAAKKVEVKERASGKVKLVASMVALRQAQRINIS from the coding sequence ATGTTATTCTCTCAACTTTTTTCAAAAACAACAAAGACCTTCCCGAAGGATGAGGAGGCGGTGAACGCGAAGTATCTTTTGCGCGGGGGATTTATCCGCAAAATGTCGGCGGGCGTATTTACGTTTCTGCCGTTGGGATTTCGCGTGTTGCAGAAGGTGGTCAACATCGTTCGTGAAGAAATGAACGCCATTGGCGCGGAGGAGTTGCTTATGAATGCGCTGGTTGCGAAAGAGTATTGGGAGAAATCCAAGCGCTGGGATGTTGACGTGATCTATAAATTGAAGACGCAAGCCGGCGAAGAGTTTGGTTTGGGCTGGACGCACGAGGAGGTCATCACTGCAATCGCCCAGCATTTCATCCAATCATATAAAGATTTGCCGAAGGCGGTGTACCAGATTCAGACGAAGTTCCGTTCGGAACCACGCGCGAAAAATGGTTTGCTTCGGGGCAGAGAGTTTATGATGAAAGACCTTTACAGTTTCCATGCCGACAAAGCGGGTTTGGATGCGTATTACGCGACGGTCATCAAAGCGTATGAAAAAATTATGAAGCGCATCGGTTTGAAGTATCTCATTACGGAAGCCGCGGGGGGCGCTTTCACAAAAGAGTACACGCACGAGTTTCAAGTGCTCGCGCCTTCGGGCGAGGACACGGTGTATTATTGTGAAAAATGTCACTACGCGCAGAATAAAGAGGTGGCGAGCCCCGACATGATGTCCGGTAGCGGCAAGTGTCCGAAGTGCGCAGGAAAAATTTTGAGTGGCAATGCGATTGAGGTTGCGAATGTGTTTCCGCTCGGTACGCGCTACGCGGATGCCTTCGGCGTAAAGTTTTTGGATAAGGACGGCGTGTCGCGGCCGGTGGTTATGGGTTCGTATGGCATCGGCCCTTCGCGTATTGTCGCGACGGTTGTTGAAGTGAGCCACGATGAGCGCGGTATTATTTGGCCGAAGTCCATCGCTCCATTTGACGTGCATTTGGTACTTCTTGGTGACGGCGCGAAAGAGCGTGCGGCGGCGAAAAAACTGTATGCGGATTTAACAAAGCGCGGCGTTGAGGTGCTCTTTGACGATCGCGAGGTTTCCGCCGGAGAAAAATTCGCGGATGCGGATTTGCTCGGCGTTCCGTTGCGGTGCCTCGTGAGCGCAAAAACCGTCGCGGCGAAGAAAGTTGAAGTGAAGGAACGCGCGAGCGGCAAGGTGAAACTTGTTGCATCTATGGTAGCGCTTCGACAGGCTCAGCGTATAAATATTTCCTGA
- a CDS encoding M50 family metallopeptidase encodes MIIFLTILGIALLILAHEFGHFICAKAFGVRVDEFGIGFPPRLFGKIKGETMYSVNLLPLGGFVRLHGETAGTADMNDARSFIAQPAWKRLVVIAAGVAMNVVLGWLIVSAVLFIGTPRGLLVDRVLPDSGAAEAGLLAGDFITGFTEGSAFTSYIRAHVEEVIVLNIVREGRRIAVSAAPKPANGGGGVLGVVVAEAGAAPLPLFAALREGFVQSAIMMASVVVGLWSILVSLFTQGKLLEGFVGPVGIFSVAQQTGSLGLAFLFQLIGAISLNLAVLNIMPFPALDGGRLLFLVFEKIKGSRLSPRFEMIANATGFAILLALIVMVTARDVVRLF; translated from the coding sequence ATGATTATTTTCTTAACTATCCTCGGCATCGCATTGCTCATTCTCGCCCATGAGTTCGGGCATTTTATTTGCGCAAAGGCGTTCGGCGTGCGCGTAGATGAGTTCGGCATTGGGTTTCCGCCGCGGCTGTTCGGAAAAATAAAAGGAGAGACCATGTACAGCGTCAATCTCTTGCCGCTTGGCGGATTTGTGCGCTTGCACGGCGAGACGGCAGGTACGGCTGACATGAATGACGCGCGGAGTTTTATTGCCCAGCCGGCGTGGAAACGCTTGGTTGTGATTGCGGCCGGAGTTGCGATGAATGTCGTGCTCGGTTGGCTGATTGTTTCCGCAGTGCTTTTTATCGGTACGCCGCGGGGGTTGCTCGTTGACCGCGTGCTGCCTGATTCTGGCGCCGCTGAAGCAGGACTTCTTGCGGGAGATTTTATTACCGGCTTTACGGAAGGGAGCGCCTTCACGAGTTACATCCGCGCGCATGTTGAGGAAGTCATCGTGTTAAACATTGTGCGCGAGGGGCGGCGTATCGCAGTTAGCGCGGCACCAAAACCGGCGAACGGTGGCGGAGGAGTGTTGGGCGTCGTTGTTGCCGAGGCGGGAGCGGCGCCGTTGCCGCTATTTGCCGCGCTCCGCGAAGGATTTGTGCAGTCGGCAATTATGATGGCGTCGGTTGTTGTGGGGCTGTGGAGCATCCTCGTGTCGTTGTTCACGCAGGGCAAGTTGCTTGAAGGATTTGTCGGGCCCGTCGGCATTTTTTCCGTTGCCCAACAAACCGGATCGTTGGGACTCGCGTTTCTGTTTCAGCTTATCGGCGCGATTTCACTAAACCTCGCAGTGTTAAACATTATGCCGTTCCCTGCCTTGGACGGCGGGCGGTTGCTGTTTCTGGTATTTGAAAAAATCAAAGGTTCACGCCTTTCTCCGCGGTTTGAGATGATTGCGAATGCGACCGGCTTTGCAATTCTTTTGGCGCTGATTGTGATGGTGACGGCGAGGGACGTGGTGCGACTGTTCTAA
- a CDS encoding ribosome-recycling factor encodes MDIKDFEEKLKRIGENLKNELSGLRTNRPSPKMIEDVAVEYMDAHMSVKQLGSITIAPPRDLLVNAWDQHSLAAIAKGIEAANLGLSVAVQGTIVRVTLPAMTGERRSEIEKLAKKVCEEHRISIRGARDEEMKKIERAEKEKAISENEKFALRKKAQEAVDKANKSIEEHLAAKVKEIQE; translated from the coding sequence ATGGACATCAAAGATTTTGAGGAAAAATTAAAACGTATCGGGGAGAATTTGAAGAATGAACTTTCGGGGTTGCGCACCAATCGTCCGTCGCCGAAAATGATCGAAGATGTCGCGGTGGAGTATATGGACGCGCACATGTCGGTGAAGCAGCTCGGGTCCATCACCATCGCTCCGCCGCGCGACTTGTTGGTCAACGCGTGGGATCAGCATTCACTCGCGGCAATTGCGAAAGGCATTGAGGCGGCGAACTTGGGACTTTCAGTCGCGGTGCAGGGAACAATTGTGCGGGTCACGCTGCCTGCGATGACCGGCGAACGAAGATCTGAAATAGAAAAGCTCGCGAAAAAAGTTTGTGAAGAACATCGCATCAGCATCCGCGGAGCGCGCGACGAGGAGATGAAAAAAATAGAGCGCGCCGAAAAGGAAAAAGCGATTTCGGAAAATGAAAAGTTTGCGCTGAGAAAGAAAGCGCAGGAGGCGGTGGATAAGGCGAATAAAAGCATTGAGGAGCATTTGGCGGCGAAGGTGAAGGAGATTCAGGAATAG
- a CDS encoding rod shape-determining protein gives MFTRKIGIDLGTVNTIVFVPGKGFVINEPTIVAMSVPDNTVLAVGREAKDMIGRTPDDIVAYRPMKDGVIADYYITRAMLKYFIAKATGSFNIVKPEVVLSVPAGVSSVERRAVINAGREAGAKEVYIVKEPILAALGAGITINHHSGNMIINIGGGTSEVAVISLGGIVSWASLKVAGNKFDQAIIDYVKRKYSLSIGEQTAEAVKIQIGAALPSKEKLEYQIRGRDLVYGLPRDIVLNSNEIAESLNPLLIEIATTVQNVFNSTPPELVADIMEQGILVSGGGGHLRGIDDFFKRMTGVETYIAEEPLFCVAKGAGLILNHLDVYKRTLLNKRF, from the coding sequence ATGTTTACACGGAAAATAGGTATTGACCTCGGCACGGTGAACACCATCGTGTTTGTGCCGGGCAAAGGGTTTGTCATCAATGAGCCGACGATCGTCGCGATGAGCGTGCCGGATAATACCGTGCTTGCCGTTGGCCGCGAAGCAAAAGATATGATTGGCCGCACGCCGGATGATATTGTCGCGTACCGTCCGATGAAAGACGGCGTCATTGCCGACTACTACATTACGCGCGCGATGCTCAAGTATTTTATCGCGAAAGCAACAGGCTCATTTAATATCGTCAAACCGGAAGTCGTGCTTTCCGTTCCCGCGGGCGTGTCTTCGGTTGAGCGTCGCGCGGTGATCAACGCCGGACGTGAGGCCGGAGCGAAAGAAGTCTATATTGTGAAAGAGCCGATTTTGGCCGCCTTAGGCGCGGGTATCACCATCAATCATCACTCCGGCAATATGATTATCAACATCGGCGGTGGTACCTCCGAGGTCGCGGTGATTTCACTCGGCGGCATTGTGTCGTGGGCGAGCTTAAAAGTCGCGGGAAATAAGTTTGACCAGGCCATCATTGATTACGTGAAACGCAAGTATTCGCTTTCCATCGGTGAGCAAACCGCGGAGGCGGTGAAAATTCAAATCGGGGCGGCGCTGCCGTCAAAGGAAAAATTGGAATATCAGATTCGCGGCCGTGACTTGGTGTACGGATTGCCGCGCGACATCGTGCTGAATTCCAATGAAATCGCCGAAAGTTTGAATCCGTTGCTTATCGAAATCGCAACTACGGTGCAGAATGTGTTTAATAGCACTCCACCGGAACTTGTGGCGGATATTATGGAGCAGGGTATTCTCGTTTCGGGCGGCGGCGGACATTTGCGTGGCATCGATGACTTCTTTAAGCGTATGACCGGAGTGGAAACGTATATCGCGGAGGAGCCGTTATTCTGCGTTGCCAAAGGCGCCGGACTTATTTTGAACCACCTTGATGTCTACAAGCGCACACTCCTTAATAAGCGATTTTAA
- a CDS encoding four helix bundle protein, with protein MNDFQEKLKGKMDDYTHLVYAITKNFPREELFGVTSQFRRATLSVVLNYIEGYARRKPLVRLNFLEIAFGSFKESRYLLHFAFVEKYISAKDYERGAVIADEIGAMLWAEIRGLDQRIER; from the coding sequence ATGAATGATTTTCAGGAAAAACTTAAAGGTAAAATGGATGACTATACTCACCTTGTTTACGCAATTACAAAAAACTTTCCTAGAGAAGAGCTTTTCGGTGTTACGTCGCAGTTTCGGCGTGCCACCCTTTCTGTTGTTTTAAATTATATTGAGGGATATGCCCGGCGGAAACCTCTCGTACGTCTGAATTTTCTTGAAATAGCATTCGGTTCTTTCAAAGAATCCCGGTACCTTCTTCATTTTGCTTTTGTTGAAAAGTACATTTCTGCTAAAGACTACGAACGCGGCGCTGTCATTGCGGATGAAATTGGCGCGATGCTTTGGGCGGAAATACGTGGACTGGACCAAAGGATAGAACGGTAA
- the murA gene encoding UDP-N-acetylglucosamine 1-carboxyvinyltransferase yields the protein MQFIIHGGKKLKGEIALSGAKNGASKVLIASLLTDEECVFSNVPDIGELEITEELCRMIGSEIVREGKTLRIKTPEIKNSRVGSLSRKNRIPILALGPLLARVGEAEIPFLGGDKIGARPVDIHLEALRAMGASIEIAGERYVATAKGGLHGTKIRLRYPSVGATENIILAAVLAEGRTSIYNAAREPEVKELVKMLQKMGAIIELGANRAFHIDGVKKLRGVTHAVIPDRNEAVSFACLAVATDGDVFVRGAVQDHLSTFLSTLRRVGGEYEVKDGGIRFWRSSELKAAEIETDPHPGFMTDWQQPFAVLLTQAMGASIIHETVYDDRFGYTADLNAMGAYITVFSKCLGELTCRFNGKGFNHSAVINGPTPLHGANVTVRDLRSGIAHIIAALTATGESVISGIEEIDRGYERIEERLRLLGADIVRKA from the coding sequence ATGCAATTCATCATCCACGGCGGGAAAAAATTGAAAGGAGAAATTGCGCTTTCGGGCGCGAAAAACGGCGCGAGCAAAGTGCTCATCGCGTCGCTTCTTACCGACGAGGAATGCGTGTTTTCCAATGTGCCGGACATCGGTGAGCTTGAGATTACCGAAGAGCTTTGTCGCATGATCGGAAGCGAAATTGTGCGTGAAGGAAAAACGCTTCGCATTAAAACGCCGGAGATTAAAAACTCTCGCGTCGGCTCGCTTTCAAGAAAAAATCGCATTCCGATACTTGCGCTTGGTCCTTTGCTTGCGCGCGTTGGCGAGGCCGAGATCCCGTTTTTAGGGGGAGATAAAATCGGCGCGCGGCCGGTGGATATTCACCTTGAGGCGCTTCGCGCGATGGGTGCCTCAATTGAAATTGCGGGGGAGCGTTATGTTGCTACGGCGAAAGGCGGTTTGCATGGGACAAAAATCCGGCTGCGCTATCCATCGGTCGGCGCGACGGAGAACATCATATTAGCGGCGGTGCTGGCCGAGGGGAGAACGAGCATTTATAATGCCGCGCGTGAGCCGGAGGTGAAGGAGCTGGTGAAGATGCTCCAAAAAATGGGAGCCATCATTGAACTTGGCGCCAATCGCGCGTTTCATATTGACGGCGTCAAAAAACTCCGCGGCGTTACTCACGCCGTGATTCCGGATCGGAACGAAGCGGTGTCGTTCGCGTGCCTTGCGGTTGCGACCGATGGTGACGTGTTCGTGCGCGGAGCGGTGCAAGATCACCTGAGTACATTTTTAAGTACGTTGCGCAGGGTCGGCGGGGAATATGAAGTGAAAGATGGTGGCATCCGTTTTTGGCGCTCCAGCGAACTTAAAGCCGCCGAAATTGAAACCGATCCGCACCCGGGATTTATGACCGATTGGCAGCAGCCGTTCGCGGTGCTTTTGACGCAGGCGATGGGTGCCTCAATTATTCATGAAACCGTGTATGACGATCGTTTTGGTTACACCGCGGACTTGAATGCCATGGGCGCGTACATCACTGTTTTTTCCAAGTGTCTCGGTGAACTGACGTGCCGGTTTAATGGCAAAGGTTTTAATCACAGCGCGGTGATCAACGGGCCGACGCCGCTTCACGGGGCGAATGTTACGGTGCGTGATTTGCGGAGCGGCATCGCGCACATCATCGCGGCATTGACCGCCACGGGCGAGTCGGTTATTTCCGGCATTGAAGAAATTGACCGCGGGTATGAACGGATTGAGGAAAGGTTGCGGCTGCTTGGCGCGGACATTGTGCGGAAGGCATAA
- a CDS encoding ASCH domain-containing protein: protein MSKTKVPFLVQSGPVRKMILASTKTATIRVGDRACLAGDELVLYCHIEPWVVMADVVSVRRCKLSEVTPQEFKDEGYDDPATAMDQYIANLKPYHSGVCPDSIVTVIYFTNVRGKLVDECKAAAEEKNLCSECRSNGRSYETAFTLGVRDGKVYCKKCGAYVRISDP, encoded by the coding sequence ATGAGCAAGACGAAAGTCCCGTTCCTTGTCCAGTCGGGCCCGGTGAGAAAAATGATTCTCGCGAGTACAAAGACCGCGACGATTCGCGTTGGCGACCGTGCGTGTTTGGCGGGCGATGAGCTCGTGCTCTACTGCCACATCGAGCCATGGGTGGTCATGGCGGATGTCGTGAGCGTCCGCCGCTGCAAGCTCTCCGAAGTGACTCCGCAGGAGTTCAAGGATGAAGGGTATGACGACCCCGCGACCGCGATGGACCAATACATCGCGAACCTCAAGCCGTACCATTCCGGCGTCTGCCCGGACTCCATCGTCACCGTCATCTACTTCACGAACGTCCGCGGCAAGCTCGTGGACGAATGCAAGGCGGCAGCAGAAGAGAAGAACCTCTGCTCAGAATGTAGGTCGAACGGTCGCAGCTACGAAACCGCCTTTACCCTGGGCGTACGCGATGGCAAGGTCTACTGCAAGAAGTGCGGCGCCTACGTGCGCATATCCGACCCCTAG
- a CDS encoding nucleotidyltransferase domain-containing protein, with translation MKHSASLKNAVEIARIITIGQRKLGMTAVKDLSLFAMLPLLTLKENVSDINTLDPRINEILLFGSVARGEGEVGDIDLMVFDGGFYSNFFLSRGEDEKKDAYGCLRGNLELLLTGWFDLNADDPDVVTALKHPVDLHVLPISILTSRAKRGEVGRMHKDPKFFQHAFAHVLRYDERTNAFVRIDIADLEKKYKRDLSDLRS, from the coding sequence ATGAAGCACTCCGCTTCGTTGAAGAACGCTGTCGAGATTGCCAGGATCATCACCATCGGACAGCGCAAGCTGGGCATGACTGCCGTCAAGGATTTGTCGCTGTTCGCGATGCTACCGCTGCTCACCCTCAAGGAGAACGTGAGCGACATCAACACGCTGGATCCCAGGATCAACGAGATCCTGCTCTTCGGTTCTGTCGCGCGGGGCGAGGGCGAAGTCGGCGACATCGACCTCATGGTTTTCGACGGCGGCTTCTACAGCAACTTCTTCCTGTCACGGGGCGAAGACGAAAAGAAGGATGCGTACGGCTGCCTCCGCGGGAACCTCGAACTGCTGTTGACCGGATGGTTCGACCTCAACGCCGACGATCCGGATGTCGTGACCGCACTCAAGCATCCGGTGGATCTCCACGTCCTGCCGATCAGCATTCTCACGAGCCGTGCGAAGCGCGGGGAGGTCGGACGGATGCACAAGGATCCCAAGTTCTTCCAGCACGCCTTCGCGCACGTCCTGCGATACGACGAGCGGACGAACGCTTTCGTCCGGATCGACATCGCAGATCTCGAGAAGAAGTACAAGCGTGATCTCTCGGATCTGCGTAGCTAG
- a CDS encoding ribonuclease J, translating into MIRNPNQIKRQQSKFSGVVRAHDFHTHRAAAAKIAPVAGAEDVLRIAPLGGLEEIGRNSMFLEYKNEIVIIDMGIQFPEEATPGIDYILPNVSYLEKKKQNIKAVIITHGHYDHIGAIPYLMDKLGNPPIYTTALTKEIISKRQEEFPNAPRLRFVIVKGEDKTVISRYFSAEFFGVDHTIPDTTGVLLKTPAGNIANCADFRINYDAVGGPLSLGEFERIGKLGVDVLMLDSTNADEEGRSVSEREVEKNIEKLFKSTQGRIILATFSSMLTRIAEILKIAEKVGRHVAISGFSMKSNIQIAQNLGYIKVKKGLIIPLEEIHKHKDDKILVLSTGAQGESNASLMKIVTGENRFVRIKPGDMVIFSSSVIPGNERSVQTLKDNLSRQGAKVFTSKIMDIHSSGHAPQEELKDVIRAMKPKYLMPIHGYYYMRSVSAELGQSVGLKKEQTIVIDNGEVLELGKKGLRVSGERVDTFYVMVDGLGVGDVEEVVLRDRKILSQEGMVVIIMTMAKEGNRMVKNPDIISRGFIYLKENQTMLEEIRKRLRNITSRIPSDHAIDPEYLKGMIRDQIGQYLYTKTKRRPMVLPVIIEI; encoded by the coding sequence ATGATCAGAAACCCAAACCAAATTAAACGTCAGCAGTCCAAATTCTCCGGTGTCGTCCGGGCGCACGATTTTCACACGCATCGCGCCGCGGCGGCAAAAATCGCGCCGGTCGCGGGCGCCGAAGACGTCCTTCGCATCGCGCCACTCGGCGGCCTTGAAGAAATCGGCCGCAACTCCATGTTCCTTGAGTACAAAAACGAAATCGTCATCATTGACATGGGTATTCAATTTCCGGAAGAAGCAACTCCGGGCATTGACTACATTTTGCCGAACGTCTCGTATCTGGAAAAAAAGAAACAAAACATCAAAGCCGTCATCATCACGCACGGTCACTATGACCACATCGGCGCCATCCCCTACCTGATGGATAAGCTCGGCAATCCGCCGATCTACACGACCGCGCTCACAAAAGAAATCATCTCGAAGCGCCAAGAGGAGTTTCCGAACGCGCCACGGCTGCGCTTTGTCATCGTGAAAGGTGAAGACAAAACCGTCATCTCGCGCTACTTCTCCGCGGAATTTTTCGGCGTGGATCACACCATTCCGGACACCACCGGCGTACTCTTGAAAACTCCGGCGGGGAATATCGCGAACTGCGCGGACTTCCGCATCAACTACGACGCCGTGGGCGGACCGCTTTCACTCGGCGAGTTTGAACGCATCGGAAAACTGGGCGTGGACGTCCTCATGTTGGACAGTACCAACGCCGACGAAGAAGGCCGCTCCGTTTCCGAACGCGAAGTGGAAAAGAATATTGAGAAGTTGTTTAAGAGCACACAAGGCCGCATCATCCTCGCGACATTTTCCTCCATGCTTACCCGCATCGCGGAAATCTTAAAAATCGCCGAGAAAGTCGGTCGCCATGTGGCGATCAGCGGCTTCTCTATGAAGTCCAACATCCAAATCGCCCAAAATCTAGGCTACATCAAAGTGAAGAAAGGGCTTATCATTCCGCTTGAAGAAATACACAAGCACAAAGATGACAAAATTCTCGTACTCTCTACCGGCGCGCAGGGCGAGTCCAACGCCTCGCTCATGAAAATTGTGACGGGCGAAAACCGCTTCGTGCGCATCAAGCCGGGCGACATGGTGATTTTCTCCTCATCCGTCATTCCGGGAAACGAACGGAGCGTCCAAACCCTGAAGGACAACCTCTCACGGCAGGGCGCGAAAGTGTTCACGTCAAAAATCATGGACATCCATTCTTCCGGACACGCGCCGCAGGAAGAACTGAAGGACGTCATCCGCGCGATGAAGCCGAAATATCTCATGCCGATTCACGGCTACTATTATATGCGCTCGGTTTCGGCCGAGTTGGGACAAAGCGTGGGACTCAAAAAAGAGCAGACCATCGTCATTGATAACGGCGAAGTGTTGGAGCTCGGTAAAAAAGGATTGCGCGTTTCAGGAGAACGCGTGGACACCTTCTACGTGATGGTGGACGGGCTCGGCGTCGGCGACGTGGAAGAAGTGGTGCTCCGCGACCGGAAAATCCTGTCACAGGAAGGCATGGTCGTCATCATCATGACGATGGCGAAAGAAGGCAACCGGATGGTCAAAAATCCGGACATCATTTCGCGCGGCTTCATCTACCTTAAAGAAAATCAGACAATGCTTGAAGAAATCCGGAAGCGCTTGCGCAACATCACGAGCCGCATCCCCTCCGACCACGCCATTGACCCGGAATACCTGAAGGGCATGATCCGCGACCAGATCGGCCAATACCTCTACACCAAAACCAAGCGCCGCCCGATGGTGCTGCCGGTGATTATTGAAATCTAG